In the Arachis stenosperma cultivar V10309 chromosome 8, arast.V10309.gnm1.PFL2, whole genome shotgun sequence genome, AAACACTACAAAATACaaagcattttttttttgaaagaataACAACTTTTATAGTGTTGGATTCGATGGTCTCAAAACGTTTGAATTATTAAATAGTcccataataaaatatattttttaaattttttaataaatgctaaataattaatttctaattttaattacaaattaactctatatattttatttaattataaaaactattttttattttataaattattattttatcatttatctattatgtttattaataataaaaaataaaaacaataacaaattagATCTTCCATTGATCGTAATAAATTTTTTGACAATTCCAATCGATTAAAAGTTTATCTTTGATCCGTGACATTCGTCCAGAGCTGTGAAATTGTGTTTATTAGAAAATCAATCTATTGGACTTCAGGTTATCACAAAACAAACGATTGAAAATTGCAAGATAGTATGATTTTTGCAAAAATCAATCGATTGGTCATATTACCCCATCAATTGAACGATGACTAGGATGTGagttttttataattcaatcgattgctATTTTTATAACCACTTGAAAGCTTGTTATTAGAGTAAAAAAAACGACCACTGCTGACATTTGGAACTCCATTGAATGCAATTTTCTGCAGGTTCATGATTACTGTTGTAAGAAACTCATTCGATTGGGTTGCAGTGATTACCTTCTTATTATTGACTTTGTCACTATTTGATACATCTATGACTTTTCTAAAAAGAAATTCGTGGCAATTGTGCATGTGAATGCGTTGAATGAAATTGAGACAGTGTCTAATGTATTTTGTTGTCACCACACAAGCAAAAAAAGTTTGATCTATGTCTTCGTTGATTTAGGTGAAATAATGGATCTTGAGGAAGAGTCATTTACTGATTCTAGTAATCGTATTAACATTGTTCCTTATGTCAGAGTCTAGCTCCAAATCAATGGTAATTTTTTTTGCTAAGGTTGAATCCAAGGATAATCTTAAAGTTTGTTCCTATAAGAAGCACTATATGTAAGTATGCACCTTTCTCTTGTCTATCTTTTTTCTATTATGAATTTATGAAACTGTCTTAAACTTAATTAATTCATGTCCTATCCATTATGGACAGATTTTTGTTGGATGAAATTGGGAGCTAACCACAGCTAAAGACGTCCTGTCATCCATGATTTTGTGGAAGGAGATTATTATATGGATAAATTGGGCATAGCAAATGGTTTTTTCACAAGTaatttcgagaatgcaaaaatatcAGCAATGGTCATTTTCTTCACTCTAATAACAAGCTTTCAGGTGGTTATAAAAATAACTTCTGATTGGATAatataaacaatcgattgaattatagAAACCCACATTCTAGTCatcattcaatcgattggataATATGACCAATCGATCGAGTTATGGGAAACTTGAAATTCAATTGATTGTTTTGTTAATCCAATCaattgattttctaaaaaaCATGATTTCACAGCCCTGGAAAAATGTAACAGATCAAAGATAAACTTTTAATCGATTGGGATTGTCAAAAAGTTTGTTACGATCAATAAAAGATCTAATTtcttattgtttttgtttttgattgttaataaacataatagatgaatgataaaataataatttataaaataaaaaatcatttttataattaaataaaatatatggaattaatttgtaattaaaattagaagaaaattatttaacagttattaaaaaacttaaaaaatatattttgttatggGACTATTTAATAGTCCAAACATTATAAGACCATTAAATTCTTACCAAATTTTCATTTATAAATCCGAAGAGACTATCCTAGATCTAAAAGCCAAAGacagaaaaaaaaacaagaaaaaaaatataagaaaattgAGGAGACAAAAACAAGGTATGTAGGTGtgggaaagaaaaggaagaagagaaggaaagaaaacttggtagagaagaagagaggagaCGGAGGGCTGTCACTGCCCAGGCTGAGGCGGCAGCGACAACTTTTAAAGTAGTGTTTGAGTGTCTTTTTCTATTTGAGAAAGAAAAAGTACATTCAAATAAGTTCTTATGGAACAAAAGTGTTTAggagataataaaaattaatctaaaTTAGTTTAAAGttgtcttattttatatttattaattattttaaaaataaatgtataatattaaatataataaaaatataattttaaatattatatacataaaattatattaagtTCAGTAAGAtaattttagattattttttcTTTAGCATTAATATTTTGTGAAACATATAGCCATTTGCTATTTCTATTCCTCTTGGATCGGAAAATTGATTGttcttattttattgtttttgttgaaGTGAGTTGCATGTGGACCGAACCAGGCCCATGAGAAGCCCAGAAAATTTAAACGTAGGACCCATCCCTTTAACACCAACAGGTGGAAGATTCTTATTAGTTACTAAACAACATGTCATGTGGTAAATGGTAATGGAAGCGAGGCCATTAGTCCATAACGGAAAAGAAAGAACTGGTCGCAATGATAAAGGGGGACAACTATGCTTCATTTTAGGTTTGGACTATAAAAGTCAAATGctacatttcttttatttattatcttataataatataatataaaggtttaatgttaaaattattaattgaatttttttatacaaaatttatGAAAATCATATTATGAAGTACATAATAAGAGTAGTTGATCCAAACTTTGAACAAAAACAGTACTTTCATTTCATTTGATCGTCCCTTTCTTAAAAATAATGTTGTAGCCATCTCCTTTATTTGAATTTAGtcgcaaaaaataaaaaatagaaaatcctCTGATCACAAAAAAGAGCTAGTACATACAATACATGTCATCGCAATTTATCATGTGGTGCATACAGGTCTTACATTAACCGGTGGAAAGCGCACGTGTTTTTTTAACCCGATATTGGGGAATCTGTTTGAAAATTGAGATTGAAATGTGTAAAAAAGTGGTCATTAAGGtacattgtttatttaaaagttaatagttaaaaatagttaaataatagattattttttctatataaaaaaatattatctctttttttatattaaaaataatttttataaataataatttaattaatttaattaaattattttataatttttaaatataaattttacatTAAGACAACTGATAACTGTATGTAAATTTTTACCTTCAAACATATTGATGTTTCTATTTATGAGCTGTAACCCATAACACATGCAATTTAGCTTAGCGTGTATTGCTTTCTAGCTTCTATCCATATTTGGAATGAGACCACCGtcattttcactttttttttaatttattataattataataatatataatatgagGCCTCACTGTCATATCGAGTGAGTGAATATATGAAAGAAAGAAacgttattgttattgttattgttattgttatacTTTTCTGCCCTTATAATGCGAACACATTACATTATACTCAAAATCTACCTAAATCAAGTGATTTAGTTAATCGTAAGTATTTATAAGTTAAggatagaaataaaatttttagagcGGCGTGACAAAGCAGCAGAACTAGTAGTATGATAGAATGTCTCAAATTTGAATGACGTTAGATTTAGGGCACAGGGTACCGTTGTTAGGGGACAGTTGGGGACATCTTAGTTAAAGAGATGAGAGATCTATCTATttgctatatttttttttatctccaaactcaacaaataaaaaattaatttgttacaaatttaaattttatttaaaaataataaatttgttagcataattaatttaaaaagttaataCTTAATTTAGCCTATAAATTTATAGTGAGTGtgaatttagtttttaaaattttaattgtatttatttagtttttaaatttataaatattttgcaTTAGCTTTTAAGACAATTTTCAATATATAAAAGACATAAATAATCAGTTAGATGCTGCATGTCGTCTTTTGGttatttaaatactaaaattgaAACAATACCATTTTATAAAATCAAGTGTGACATCCAATTATCTACAtcaatttaaaaactaattagagataattaaaattttaaaaattatctgcaaatttataaaattgaatattatatctgatttaaattagtcGACTAATTAATCTATTCATTTTTTTgagaaaatatcaaaattttaaattctaacaTCCCGTTTAGATAaatttataagttattttttaattttttatttataaaaatgtataatattAATGTGAgatacaatttttaaaattaaattataaatttttaagaagttattttagtgtttataaaaaaaaataatttttttcataataaaatttttttattattttttttaaaataagtactttttaaactaaaaaatcaaatacaaaataatttatttataaattatttttaatataaatatttattatttattttttttaaattaattagattatttatCCAAAATGAATCTAAATACACAGAAATATGTGTACACAACAGACAAGATGAGATTCGAACCTAACAACAAATGAATGAATCCAAATTGGTTTATCTAGGCTGTTTTCAGTTTTCACCCCTTCCTAGTTAATTACCATATTGACCccatgataaaataaataaaatatttttacaaattacATACAGGTCTGTGTAGAGAGTGAAGAGGCAATCGACAAAtatctctctttctctttctctctcattcacgccttcttcttcttcttcttcttcagtttTGTTCTCTCTTGTATTCTATCCCTACTTTCTTTGCCTCTGTTTCATTTTCACGATTTCTTCATTCTTATTCTCATCACCAACACTCTTCCAACTCCTTTCAATCCATTCCTATCTCACTCTTTCACCATATAGCTCGGTATTCTATTTGCTGCTTCATTCATTATTCAGATCAtttcttttccttatttaacTCTCTTTATTCAGCTTTTCGTTTTTCGCTGTTTGAATCTACTTGCTTTATGGATTGAGATATATAaattaactctttttttttatgttgctTGTTGTAGAGTTTTCTTCTGCTGCAGCAGATTCCATTCATTCAGTCTTATGCTGGAGATGTCAACCGAGTTATCCACATTTTTGGTCAGTATTTTCGTTGGTTTATGCATCTTATTTGTCTCGCTTTGTTGTTATTGGATTTAATACTTTGTATGCTTTATTGTGGATCTTCCAAATGATACTTTGTTTAGATTAGAAGCTTAGTTGTGCATTATTTCTCACTTGATTTGCTCTTTTTTCGTTGAATCGCCAAATCCTCTTACTGTGTTCTTATGTGCCCTAATCTGACTGTTATTTACTAAAAGAGTACCAGATTCAATTTTTGGGAATATACCTTTCTGTTACCTAGCTATCAGCTGCTGCATGTGAAACCAATCTGTGGTTGCAATATCTTTTGGGTTTTACTATTCTGTCACTGAAAAATCAGGGTTTCAAAGAACTTGTTTATTGTGAATGAATGGAATAATAAAATGTGCAAGAACAATGAGAagtcctttgttcatctatagAAATGGTTGGGACTTGGGAGGGAGTGATATTTCTTATGGCTTCTTTTGCCTATGCACAAATTCAGTCATAGCTTAATATCATTAACCTTTTAGATTTTCATTTCACTATGCTGCTGCGGCTTATAGGATTGTGTCTTTTGTGTTCGTTTTTGTGAGTACATACATATCACATATGCTCGATTATAAATAGGTGTTGGTGGGAAGAATATGCTAGTGCACCCTGTTTAGTTTGAAGTTAGAGTTTATAATCCTTTGATATCTCTAGTTCTCTAATGAAAGTCTTGTAACTTGGCTTGATTTGTTTGCAGAGATCCATGTTTGTATGATCATATCTTTGCTGAGAATTTTAAGATTATGGGTAGAGGTAGAGGAAAGGGTAAAAAGCTAAATGTTACTAATCATGAAGATGCTGGAAGTGGTGAGGATGAAAAGCTTCCCACACAAAAGAGAAGAGGAAGGCCACAAAAACCtcttaaagatgaatttgatgatgaagAAGTTGAAAAAGTAGAGGATGACAATGTCAATGTCAACAATGTAGTTAGTGGCAAAGAGATGAAAAGTTCCATTGTAGTGGAGAATGGAAGGAAAAGGAAACGAAACACACAAGTGAAAGAGAAATTAGACTCTATTGAGGAAGAAAATGGTGTTGGAAATCAATTGAACACGGATGGATTGGAAAAGTCCAATGGATTTCGGCACAATGGAAGCCGGCGTAAGAGCACTCCTCGTCGGGCTGCTGAAGCAGGTGTGCAGTGCAAGTAAGAACATGGTGCAATAGGTTTCCTACTCATGTGACCCGTCGAAATTGCGAAACAGGGAATGAGGCCCATTAATCTTTGAGCTCTTTACTTTTATTATCTTGTTTTATttctttgaccttaattttACTTCGTATTTGTTCTTTGGGGATGGTTGAAAGGGGTTCTATTGGTTGATTCCCTGTGATTAATTCCTTTTTCGAGCATTGATATGAGAGTTTGTTATGCTGGTTGTAGTTCTATATCATGATATCAATTTTTGTCCCTTACTCTATTTTCAGTTTGAGATAGAAAAAGAATTTATGATCTTCCATTGAAGTTATGACCATGCCTCTGATGTTCCCCTTATCTCTCCTTAGAGGCTATGCTTGCCAAGTTTctaaaataaaggaaatttTGTCTTTGCGTCTCATGAGAAATTTCTTGACACCGAGTTATAGAGAATTTATTAGATTATGTGTAGCTTTCTTATTATTGAGTTGTTATCTTTTGAGTCTGTACCTGTTAGTCTTTGTGTATGAATTtcttcaaattaaataatagcCTTCTATATCCTGTCTCTGGACTCTGGAGCTTTATATAGTCTCTTGGTCTATAAAAGAGTAAATTCAGATGAATTCATGAATCAGATTATAAGAATATAAAGTGACTCTTTCAGGAATGAAACAAGAGAACAACAATGGTGCTTTGCTGAGATGTTTGGCAAACTACTATGCCTAACAGATATCTTGTTTCCATAAATTGTGTTTTCATGTGTTGGAATTTGGAAGTCCaaatcaataaatattaaataataatgaaaatgcGTGCATAAGAATTCTAACTCACAAGATTTGTATATTTGACTGAGATACAATTTGGGTTACTTTTGctttgactttccttcatatcCATATGCTAAATGCCCGTTCATTCTCTCGGAAGAAAGCAAACTGGGCATAGAAGTTCGCAAATGATaagaataattatttttttggacAGAGTATGAATTGAATAATCATAAATATTGTgtaaattttaaacaaattagtgtagggttttgtgtttttcttttcttttaactATTTGGCCATCCATAATAATGACAGCATTATTTTAGTTTTTGGTCTTGGTCCATGATGACAGTTGTTTTTTTTCATGATAACGACACAGAGCTAATACACTATTTTAAGGCTAATTGGGTCCATtccaaaaaaaaaggaaaattggGTTAGAGAGATTTGGGCTTAGTCGGTGCCTAGCATTCTGATCCAGCCCACTTCTGAATGATCGTCACTTGCTCTAGTCATCCAtctttaatataaaaaaaaaaaaaaaagaagaagagtaaCCGATGTTGAAAAGTTATTGTGTGCAAAATGTTAGTTGGTGTAGTAATTGTATGATTAGAAGATAGATCTAATTTAACTTGAATATACAGACAAGGATAATTAATCACTATTGTCATCCAGTCATGCTCACGATCTAATTAGagatttatttgttttaataaaaaatataaattctgTTTTTCAAccaacaagaaaaaaaaaaaaaaaagaaaggaagaaagaataaagttaacttaaataatcataaaaaacctTTGATTTTGATTTGCTGCCATGTAAAATAATTTATGCTATGAAAATTTTATGTGCCCTGACGGTACCTTagtgaaaaaatataaaaattaattttaagtgtttaaaattaacacttttataaaatttaaaatttagaataaaaaaaattaactaattggCTTGGCAAAATAAATGATGGAGAACAAGAGTATTAATTTGCTCTAGAACATAAAAGAAATTCTCATGATTACATATTTACTTGCTTAACTACGATTAATTAGTCATTGCAACCAGcaaaaagtagaagaaaaaaagTTGCTAGTAAAAAATAgttgtgttatatatatataggaaaaaAGGCAAATCCTGAATTGAGATCAACTGAGATGACAGTGAAGGGGTTTATTAGCGTTGTTGTTATCGGCGTGGTCTTTGctacttgttcttcttcttcttcgctcAATCGGAGCAGTTTTCCAGAAGGTTTCATCTTTGCCACATCCGCATCTGCATATCAGGTATGTATGTATCTATCCATCTCAATTATTTGAATTCAACTTCattcaattaataattaattaattaataattattacaTTCGATGCGCAGTACGAAGGTGCAGCAAATGAAGGTGGAAGAGGTCCAAGTATATGGGATACCTTCACTCACAAATATCcaggttttttttttactttctttcaataattattttattttcttcaacaAAATTTATATAGATATTGATTAGACATTGTTTTGTTCAATGTTGATTAGAGAAAATAATGGACAGAAGCAATGCGGATGTTCTCATTGACCAATATCACCGCTACAAGGTATGCATACATGCATTTATCCATATTCGAATTTCAGCTTGTGTACGTAACAATTCAATGGttaatatacttttaaataGAGTTTAGATTTAGACGAATTATTAGTTATTGTTAATCTGTTGAATTGAAAAATACTATAGGAATAAAGAATTTTACTTCATGtagtaatttttatataaatgcAATTATTAACTATAAGTATCATGTATGTGCACTTAAATGTAAAATGAgttgatttgattttgattatATTGTAGGAGGATGTTGGGATCATGAAATATATTAATTTGGATGCATACAGATTCTCTATCTCTTGGTCTAGAATACTCCCAAGTAAGTTGAACAATAATGTTGATCAATTCTTATCCAAACTTAACTTTACATGTAGGTCCATATTAACTCACCTTAATCAattcttatccacagaaggaaCGCTTAGTGGAGGTATAAACCAAGAAGGAATCAAATATTACAACAACCTCATCAATGAGCTGCTGGCTAATGGTTAGAGTTTGCATCTTAATTTCTCATGCTGTTTATGGTGGTAACGGTATATAGTTGATAATTGTTTCGGGATGACTAATTTTACAGGTATACAACCATTTGTTACCCTCTTTCATTGGGACCTTCCTCAAGCCTTAGAAGATGATTATGGAGGTTTTTTAAGCCCTCGCATAGTGTAAGCTAGTTTCCATATGTTAAAATAtctattaattattagtatattttttttatcgatttaaattttttaaaaaaataatttcttaataTCATACTTTCTATGaattaaagatttaaaattGATCTTTTGTTATCATTCATAAGCTGTCCacttatattaatttatttaattatgctatatgtatatcaaaatcaactactaaaatcagccatcaatctaaaatatatattaaaatataaatacatattgaaaataaattaaaccatacatgtatttatatacaaatatattgaTAACTGATTTTAGTATCTGATTTTGACGCACAAATTACATTTTGTAATTCATTAAACTTTTAAAAGGAATGATTTTGTGacatattaaattaaaaaaaatataggaaaGCTTGTTGTTTCAATTTTCctaagaaattaataattattttattacgATGAATTGGTAGAGATGATTTCCAAGATTATGCGGATCTTTGTTTTAAGGAGTTTGGAGATAGAGTAAAACATTGGATTACTCTGAACGAACCATCGACTTTCAGCACCGCTGGCTATGTAATAGGGATGTTTCCGCCGGGACGTTGTTCCGATTGGCAAAAGCTAAACTGCACCGGTGGTGATTCTGGAATTGAACCCTATTTAGTGGCACACCACCTTCTCCTTGCTCATGCAGCTGTTGTTCAATTGTACAAGGCAAAGTATCAGGTACCGTAACAGAATTTATATAAGGATTCCGTTAGGGAGACAATGCACTATTGACTTACAAAATGAACATTTCTCGTACTATCTAACCATCCGAGTAAATTATTTTGgggttcaccaaggatcgaactcttAACTTTTCGGAGTTAGcgctctaataccatgtcataaTACCACTTTTTCCAAAAACTTCAGGAAAAAGAtaacactaatggttatatctctaatacttcctGAATCTtcattgtacaaatattccattAACTTCTCATACTTTCCCTTTATATAATAATGCTATTGAAagttaaataaaagaaaataattttaataaaaacagTATTTGTAGTTTTTCACGTACTAAAATCAGTTACTATATAttcttataaatatatgtattatttaacttttattttatactagtagttaattttgatatacacCTAACACggttataattttaaatatttcaaaaaatattaggtgttatattatttctaattatgtttttgtatgtatatatgtatactatacaaatatataataattaatttggtgGTTGTTTTTCGGTGTGTccataacatttttttattattttagatcgAAAGAGTAGTGTAATTAAAATGTATTGCAGGTACCATTGTTACTTGAAAGGCAAAATAAAACAACTACTCCTCCAAAGGGTTTGATAGGTATAATATTGATATCTCACTGGTTCGTGCCACTTTCGGATACCAAATTGGATCAAGAAGCTGCTCAACGAGCAATTGATTTCATGTTTGGATGGTCAGTACTAattctattattttaataataagcttatatatacaataatagaagttttttttcctttaaaataataaattattaatatataagatTGGTTACTTAACAGGTTTATGGAACCGTTGACCAGAGGAGACTATCCACTAAGCATGAGATCCTTGGTTGGAAAAAGATTGCCAAAGTTTTCAAAAGAGGAAGCCATGAAAATCAATGGCTCATTTGATTTTCTTGGACTAAACTTTTACACTGCTAATTATGCTGCCGATGCACCTCATCTTCAGCATGCCACACCCTCTTACCTCACAGATTCTCTTACCATTCTTACAAGTAATTATTAAGGAAGAATAAGGACACACTTCTAttaatattttgaataaatcatatttttttattttaaaaatacctttaagttttattttgttttaattttatctaaaaGTTTTCGATTTACACTAAATATACCGCTGAtagctaaatttttaaaaaatttaagactaatCCAGTAATAATACATGATAACTATCTCTAATTTGTTTGTATTAATGATTATTCTTGTAAAATTATTCGTTGTTGAATTAgtcctaaattttttaaaaaattagccatcagaaatatatatttgatgcaaaaaaaaaggataaaattaaaataaaataaaatttaaaaatattttaaaaatttttaataaattttaaaaataaaaaatatactttattctaataattttttcttttaaattgtatatatataaaacttgAATTATTTAACATTAgcctattttattattttttgtgatGCAATATATATAGCTGAGCGAGATGGGATACCCATAGGTCCAAAGGTACATAgtacatatatattatatgtttatttaatatacaaatttaattttgatatactaaTTTACAGTATAAATTGACtgtataaaaaattttacattattattattcacgCGTTAAAACTTAATTATATTTTCAGGCCGCTTCATTTTGGTTCTATATTTACCCAAAAGGGCTTTATTACCTGCTGCTCTACATCAAGGAAAAGCACAACAATCCTTTGATTTACATTACTGAGAATGGTAATAAATACATACTAACAATCCTTGTAcgtattttctttaattttggtaTGTATGAGAGTATGTATTTGACATC is a window encoding:
- the LOC130943788 gene encoding uncharacterized protein LOC130943788, which produces MGRGRGKGKKLNVTNHEDAGSGEDEKLPTQKRRGRPQKPLKDEFDDEEVEKVEDDNVNVNNVVSGKEMKSSIVVENGRKRKRNTQVKEKLDSIEEENGVGNQLNTDGLEKSNGFRHNGSRRKSTPRRAAEAGVQCK
- the LOC130944734 gene encoding beta-glucosidase 12-like: MDRSNADVLIDQYHRYKEDVGIMKYINLDAYRFSISWSRILPKGTLSGGINQEGIKYYNNLINELLANGIQPFVTLFHWDLPQALEDDYGGFLSPRIVDDFQDYADLCFKEFGDRVKHWITLNEPSTFSTAGYVIGMFPPGRCSDWQKLNCTGGDSGIEPYLVAHHLLLAHAAVVQLYKAKYQVPLLLERQNKTTTPPKGLIGIILISHWFVPLSDTKLDQEAAQRAIDFMFGWFMEPLTRGDYPLSMRSLVGKRLPKFSKEEAMKINGSFDFLGLNFYTANYAADAPHLQHATPSYLTDSLTILTTERDGIPIGPKAASFWFYIYPKGLYYLLLYIKEKHNNPLIYITENGVDEYNDPTLSLEEALADPYRIKFHTDHLFYLRSAIWNGVNVKGYFIWSLFDNFEWAEGYTVRFGIYFVDYNNDMKRCEKLSAKWLKNFLK